One Triticum dicoccoides isolate Atlit2015 ecotype Zavitan chromosome 5B, WEW_v2.0, whole genome shotgun sequence genomic window carries:
- the LOC119309488 gene encoding hypersensitive-induced response protein-like protein 1: MGNLCCCVQVDQSTVAIREQFGKFDSVLEPGCHCLPWIFGKRVVGHLTLRLQQLDVRCETKTKDNVFVTVVASIQYRPLAGKESDAYYKLTNTRSQIQAYVFDVIRASVPKLNLDDAFVQKNDIAKAVEDELEKAMSAYGFEIVQTLIVDIEPDAHVKQAMNEINAAARMRVAANEKAEAEKIVQIKRAEGEAEAKYLSGLGIARQRQAIVDGLRDSVLGFSVNVPGTTAKDVMDMVLITQYFDTMKEIGASSKSSAVFIPHGPGAVRDIATQIRDGLLQGQSASDN; the protein is encoded by the exons ATGGGCAATCTGTGCTGCTGTGTTCAAGTCGACCAGTCTACCGTGGCCATCAGGGAGCAGTTTGGGAAGTTTGACAGTGTGCTTGAGCCAGGATGCCACTGCCTGCCTTGGATCTTTGGGAAACGTGTAGTTGGCCATCTCACACTCAGGTTGCAGCAGCTGGATGTGCGCTGTGAAACTAAGACAAAG GACAATGTGTTCGTCACTGTTGTTGCATCGATTCAGTACCGACCTCTGGCTGGCAAAGAAAGTGACGCATACTACAAACTGACCAACACAAGATCCCAGATTCAAGCCTATGTCTTTGATG TGATCAGGGCAAGTGTTCCAAAGCTCAACCTGGATGATGCTTTCGTGCAGAAGAACGATATAGCAAAGGCTGTGGAGGATGAACTTGAAAAGGCTATGTCGGCATATGGCTTTGAGATCGTGCAGACCCTCATTGTCGACATCGAGCCAGATGCGCATGTCAAGCAGGCGATGAATGAGATCAATGCAG CTGCAAGGATGAGGGTGGCTGCAAACgagaaggcggaggctgagaaGATTGTCCAGATCAAGCGTGCCGAGGGTGAAgcagaggccaagtacctgtctggCCTCGGTATCGCCCGCCAGCGCCAGGCCATTGTGGATGGCCTGAGGGACAGCGTCCTGGGCTTCTCAGTCAATGTGCCTGGCACCACTGCAAAGGACGTGATGGACATGGTGCTGATCACCCAGTACTTTGATACTATGAAAGAGATTGGCGCGTCCTCCAAGTCCTCTGCGGTGTTCATCCCCCATGGCCCTGGTGCGGTGCGCGACATCGCCACGCAGATCCGTGACGGTCTTCTTCAAGGCCAGTCTGCCTCTGACAACTAG